The following proteins come from a genomic window of Meles meles chromosome 1, mMelMel3.1 paternal haplotype, whole genome shotgun sequence:
- the PLK3 gene encoding serine/threonine-protein kinase PLK3 isoform X2 — MEPAAGFLSPRPFPRAASPPAPPAGPGPPGSAVPGPELEMVAGPPATDPGRLITDPSSGRTYFKGRLLGKGGFARCYEATDTETGNAYAVKVISQSRITKPHQREKILNEIELHRGLQHRHIVRFSHHFEDADNIYIFLELCSRKSLAHIWKARHTLLEPEVRYYLRQILSGLKYLHQRGILHRDLKLGNFFITENMELKMGDFGLATRLEPPEHRKKYTLLCGTPPFETVDLKETYRCIKQVHYTLPASLSLPARQLLAAILRASPQDRPSIDQILRHDFFTKGYTPDRLPVSSCVTVPDLTPLNPARILFVKVTKSLFGRKKKSKNHPEERDEVSCLVNGLTRTSIGHQGARPEAPAASGPAPLSLVETAPEDSSPRGTLASSGDGFEEGLTVATVVESALCALRNCLAFMPPAEQNPAPLAQPEPLVWVSKWVDYSNKFGFGYQLSSRRVAVLFNNGTHMALSANRKTVHYNPTSTKHFSFSVGAVPRALQPQLGVLRYFASYMEQRLMKGGDLPSVEELEVPVPPLLLQWVKTDQALLMLFSDGTVQVNFYGDHTKLILSGWEPLLVTFVARNRSACTYLASHLRQLGCSPDLRQRLRYALQLLRDRCPA, encoded by the exons ATGGAGCCCGCCGCCGGCTTCCTATCCCCGCGCCCCTTCCCGCGTGCGGcctccccgcccgcgccccctGCCGGGCCCGGGCCGCCTGGAAGTGCAGTGCCGGGACCCGAACTGGAGATGGTGGCTGGGCCACCCGCGACGGATCCAGGGCGCCTTATCACAGACCCCAGCAGCGGTCGGACCTACTTCAAAGGCCGCCTGTTGGGCAAG GGGGGCTTTGCCCGCTGCTATGAGGCCACTGATACGGAGACGGGCAACGCCTACGCGGTCAAAGTCATCTCGCAGAGCCGCATCACCAAGCCGCATCAGCGCGAGAAG ATCCTAAACGAGATTGAGCTGCACCGCGGACTGCAGCACCGCCACATCGTCCGTTTCTCGCACCACTTTGAGGATGCAGACAACATATACATTTTCCTGGAGCTCTGCAGCCGAAAG TCCCTGGCCCACATCTGGAAGGCCCGGCACACTCTCTTGGAACCAGAGGTGCGCTATTACCTGCGCCAGATCCTTTCAGGACTCAAGTACTTGCACCAGCGGGGCATCCTGCATCGAGACCTCAAGCTGG GGAATTTTTTTATCACCGAGAACATGGAACTGAAGATGGGGGACTTTGGGCTGGCAACCCGGTTGGAACCCCCGGAACATAGGAAGAA GTACACACTGCTGTGTGGGACTCCCCCCTTTGAGACAGTTGACTTGAAGGAGACGTATCGCTGCATCAAACAGGTTCACTACACACTGCCCGCCAGCCTCTCACTGCCTGCCCGGCAGCTCCTGGCTGCCATCCTTCGAGCCTCGCCCCAAGACCGCCCCTCAATCGATCAGATCCTGCGCCATGACTTCTTTACCAAG GGCTACACCCCTGACCGGCTCCCTGTCAGCAGCTGCGTGACAGTCCCAGACCTGACACCCCTTAACCCAGCTAGGATCCTGTTTGTCAAAGTTACCAAGAGCCTCTTTGGCAGGAAGAAGAAGA GTAAAAACCATCCTGAGGAGCGGGATGAGGTCTCCTGTTTGGTGAACGGCCTCACACGGACATCCATTGGCCATCAAGGTGCCAGGCCGGAG GCTCCAGCAGCTTCCGGCCCTGCCCCCCTCAGCTTGGTAGAGACAGCGCCTGAAGACAGCTCACCCCGTGGGACCCTGGCGAGCAGTGGAGATG GGTTTGAAGAAGGTCTGACTGTGGCCACAGTCGTGGAGTCAGCCCTCTGTGCTCTGAGAAACTGCCTGGCCTTCATGCCGCCGG CGGAACAGAACCCAGCTCCGCTTGCACAGCCAGAGCCTCTGGTATGGGTCAGCAAGTGGGTGGACTACTCCAACAAATTTGGCTTTGGGTATCAGCTGTCCAGCCGCCGTGTGGCTGTGCTTTTCAACAATGGCACACACATGGCCCTTTCAGCCAACAGAAA GACCGTGCACTACAACCCCACCAGCACAAAGCACTTCTCCTTCTCTGTGGGTGCTGTGCCTCGGGCCCTGCAGCCTCAGCTGGGTGTCCTCCGGTATTTTGCCTCCTACATGGAGCAGCGTCTCATGAAG GGTGGAGATCTGCCCAGTGTGGAAGAGCTGGAGGTGCCGGTGCCCCCACTCCTGCTGCAGTGGGTCAAGACGGATCAGGCCCTCCTCATGCTGTTCAGTGACGGCACTGTCCAG GTGAACTTCTATGGAGACCACACCAAGCTGATCCTCAGTGGCTGGGAGCCCCTGCTTGTGACTTTTGTGGCGCGCAATCGCAGTGCTTGTACTTACCTCGCTTCCCACCTCCGGCAGCTGGGCTGCTCCCCAGACCTGCGGCAGCGGCTCCGCTATGCTCTGCAGCTGCTCCGGGACCGCTGCCCagcctag
- the DYNLT4 gene encoding dynein light chain Tctex-type 4: protein MAGRPVPPGRQEEETTKDPGLKLSPVRPPGHLPSIDEARLAGLGPSSRRGSVLGPASSFSRRNSLAGPGGGPGGRRPSLGPVPPLGSRVSFSGLPLAPLRRLAPSYRMEPAPGERWEASRMQHSMEATLAARLGNAHYVGTEAGPLARELCELVRVRLRELCPPRYKLVCNVVLGPRSGQGMHVVSRALWDTERDGLASAAFTNASLFAVAVVHGLYCE from the coding sequence ATGGCTGGCAGGCCTGTGCCCCCCGGACGCCAGGAGGAGGAAACTACCAAAGACCCCGGGCTGAAACTATCACCGGTGAGGCCTCCAGGCCACCTGCCCAGTATTGATGAGGCCCGACTAGCAGGTCTGGGCCCGTCCTCCCGCCGTGGCTCTGTGCTAGGCCCAGCCTCCTCCTTCTCACGTCGCAACTCGCTGGCAGGACCTGGCGGAGGTCCTGGGGGTCGGCGACCATCTCTGGGCCCAGTGCCTCCTCTGGGCTCAAGGGTTAGCTTCTCGGGGTTGCCCCTGGCCCCCCTGCGTCGGCTGGCGCCCTCCTACCGCATGGAGCCCGCGCCCGGGGAGCGCTGGGAAGCCAGCCGCATGCAGCACTCGATGGAGGCGACACTGGCCGCGCGGCTGGGAAACGCGCACTACGTGGGTACCGAGGCCGGGCCCCTGGCTCGCGAGCTGTGCGAGCTGGTGCGTGTGCGCCTGCGCGAACTCTGTCCCCCGCGCTACAAGCTCGTGTGCAACGTGGTGCTCGGGCCGCGCTCCGGCCAGGGCATGCACGTCGTCAGCCGCGCACTCTGGGACACGGAGCGCGACGGGCTGGCCTCCGCTGCCTTCACCAATGCCTCCCTCTTCGCCGTGGCTGTGGTGCACGGGCTCTACTGCGAGTGA
- the PLK3 gene encoding serine/threonine-protein kinase PLK3 isoform X1, with protein MEPAAGFLSPRPFPRAASPPAPPAGPGPPGSAVPGPELEMVAGPPATDPGRLITDPSSGRTYFKGRLLGKGGFARCYEATDTETGNAYAVKVISQSRITKPHQREKILNEIELHRGLQHRHIVRFSHHFEDADNIYIFLELCSRKSLAHIWKARHTLLEPEVRYYLRQILSGLKYLHQRGILHRDLKLGNFFITENMELKMGDFGLATRLEPPEHRKKTICGTPNYVAPEVLQRQGHGPEADVWSLGCVMYTLLCGTPPFETVDLKETYRCIKQVHYTLPASLSLPARQLLAAILRASPQDRPSIDQILRHDFFTKGYTPDRLPVSSCVTVPDLTPLNPARILFVKVTKSLFGRKKKSKNHPEERDEVSCLVNGLTRTSIGHQGARPEAPAASGPAPLSLVETAPEDSSPRGTLASSGDGFEEGLTVATVVESALCALRNCLAFMPPAEQNPAPLAQPEPLVWVSKWVDYSNKFGFGYQLSSRRVAVLFNNGTHMALSANRKTVHYNPTSTKHFSFSVGAVPRALQPQLGVLRYFASYMEQRLMKGGDLPSVEELEVPVPPLLLQWVKTDQALLMLFSDGTVQVNFYGDHTKLILSGWEPLLVTFVARNRSACTYLASHLRQLGCSPDLRQRLRYALQLLRDRCPA; from the exons ATGGAGCCCGCCGCCGGCTTCCTATCCCCGCGCCCCTTCCCGCGTGCGGcctccccgcccgcgccccctGCCGGGCCCGGGCCGCCTGGAAGTGCAGTGCCGGGACCCGAACTGGAGATGGTGGCTGGGCCACCCGCGACGGATCCAGGGCGCCTTATCACAGACCCCAGCAGCGGTCGGACCTACTTCAAAGGCCGCCTGTTGGGCAAG GGGGGCTTTGCCCGCTGCTATGAGGCCACTGATACGGAGACGGGCAACGCCTACGCGGTCAAAGTCATCTCGCAGAGCCGCATCACCAAGCCGCATCAGCGCGAGAAG ATCCTAAACGAGATTGAGCTGCACCGCGGACTGCAGCACCGCCACATCGTCCGTTTCTCGCACCACTTTGAGGATGCAGACAACATATACATTTTCCTGGAGCTCTGCAGCCGAAAG TCCCTGGCCCACATCTGGAAGGCCCGGCACACTCTCTTGGAACCAGAGGTGCGCTATTACCTGCGCCAGATCCTTTCAGGACTCAAGTACTTGCACCAGCGGGGCATCCTGCATCGAGACCTCAAGCTGG GGAATTTTTTTATCACCGAGAACATGGAACTGAAGATGGGGGACTTTGGGCTGGCAACCCGGTTGGAACCCCCGGAACATAGGAAGAA AACCATCTGTGGCACCCCCAACTATGTGGCTCCAGAAGTGCTGCAGAGACAGGGCCATGGCCCTGAGGCAGACGTGTGGTCCCTGGGGTGTGTCAT GTACACACTGCTGTGTGGGACTCCCCCCTTTGAGACAGTTGACTTGAAGGAGACGTATCGCTGCATCAAACAGGTTCACTACACACTGCCCGCCAGCCTCTCACTGCCTGCCCGGCAGCTCCTGGCTGCCATCCTTCGAGCCTCGCCCCAAGACCGCCCCTCAATCGATCAGATCCTGCGCCATGACTTCTTTACCAAG GGCTACACCCCTGACCGGCTCCCTGTCAGCAGCTGCGTGACAGTCCCAGACCTGACACCCCTTAACCCAGCTAGGATCCTGTTTGTCAAAGTTACCAAGAGCCTCTTTGGCAGGAAGAAGAAGA GTAAAAACCATCCTGAGGAGCGGGATGAGGTCTCCTGTTTGGTGAACGGCCTCACACGGACATCCATTGGCCATCAAGGTGCCAGGCCGGAG GCTCCAGCAGCTTCCGGCCCTGCCCCCCTCAGCTTGGTAGAGACAGCGCCTGAAGACAGCTCACCCCGTGGGACCCTGGCGAGCAGTGGAGATG GGTTTGAAGAAGGTCTGACTGTGGCCACAGTCGTGGAGTCAGCCCTCTGTGCTCTGAGAAACTGCCTGGCCTTCATGCCGCCGG CGGAACAGAACCCAGCTCCGCTTGCACAGCCAGAGCCTCTGGTATGGGTCAGCAAGTGGGTGGACTACTCCAACAAATTTGGCTTTGGGTATCAGCTGTCCAGCCGCCGTGTGGCTGTGCTTTTCAACAATGGCACACACATGGCCCTTTCAGCCAACAGAAA GACCGTGCACTACAACCCCACCAGCACAAAGCACTTCTCCTTCTCTGTGGGTGCTGTGCCTCGGGCCCTGCAGCCTCAGCTGGGTGTCCTCCGGTATTTTGCCTCCTACATGGAGCAGCGTCTCATGAAG GGTGGAGATCTGCCCAGTGTGGAAGAGCTGGAGGTGCCGGTGCCCCCACTCCTGCTGCAGTGGGTCAAGACGGATCAGGCCCTCCTCATGCTGTTCAGTGACGGCACTGTCCAG GTGAACTTCTATGGAGACCACACCAAGCTGATCCTCAGTGGCTGGGAGCCCCTGCTTGTGACTTTTGTGGCGCGCAATCGCAGTGCTTGTACTTACCTCGCTTCCCACCTCCGGCAGCTGGGCTGCTCCCCAGACCTGCGGCAGCGGCTCCGCTATGCTCTGCAGCTGCTCCGGGACCGCTGCCCagcctag
- the BTBD19 gene encoding BTB/POZ domain-containing protein 19 isoform X1: METPGLVVHGEAAPFSTALRSLLNNPQYSDVCFVVGQERREVFAHRCLLACRCNFFQRLLGPKLGPGMRSPVVLSSVPADAFLAVLEFLYANSVRLHRHSVLEVLTAAVEYGLEELRELCLEFVVKVLDVELVCEALQVAVTFGLGPLQERCIAFIEAHTQEALRTRGFLELSAPALLPLLRSDKLCVDEAELVLAARSWARVGAAVLERPVAEVAAPVVRELRLALLAPAELSALEEQNQREPLIPVEQIVEAWKCHALRRGDAARGAPCRRRRGTLPREHHCFLDLPFK; encoded by the exons atggagACCCCAGGACTGGTTGTGCACGGGGAGGCTGCACCCTTCTCCACAGCACTCCGAAGCCTTCTCAACAATCCCCAATACAG TGATGTGTGCTTTGTGGTCGGTCAAGAACGGCGGGAGGTGTTCGCCCACCGGTGCTTGCTGGCCTGTAGATGCAACTTCTTCCAACGACTTCTGGGCCCAAAGCTGGGCCCTGGGATGCGCAGCCCCGTGGTGCTAAGCTCTGTGCCAGCGGATGCCTTCCTGGCAGTGCTGGAGTTCCTGTACGCCAACAGTGTCAGGCTGCACCGCCACTCT GTGCTGGAGGTGCTGACAGCGGCTGTGGAATATGGGCTGGAGGAACTCCGAGAG CTGTGCCTGGAGTTTGTGGTGAAGGTGCTGGATGTGGAGCTGGTTTGTGAGGCCTTGCAG GTTGCCGTAACCTTTGGCTTGGGACCGCTGCAGGAGCGCTGCATAGCCTTCATAGAGGCCCACACCCAG GAGGCGCTCCGGACCCGCGGCTTCTTGGAGCTGTCGGCGCCCGCGTTGCTGCCCCTGCTGCGCAGCGACAAGCTCTGTGTAGACGAAGCTGAGCTCGTCCTGGCTGCCCGGAGCTGGGCGCGCGTGGGCGCG GCCGTGCTGGAGCGGCCTGTGGCCGAGGTGGCGGCCCCGGTGGTGCGGGAGCTGAGACTGGCCTTATTGGCCCCAGCGGAGCTGAGCGCCCTAGAGGAGCAGAACCAGAGGGAGCCGCTCATCCCG GTGGAGCAGATCGTGGAGGCCTGGAAGTGCCACGCTCTGAGGAGAGGGGATGCGGCCCGGGGCGCCCCGTGCCGCCGCCGGAGGGGAACCCTACCACGGGAGCATCATTGCTTTCTGGACCTGCCCTTTAAGTGA
- the BTBD19 gene encoding BTB/POZ domain-containing protein 19 isoform X2, translating into METPGLVVHGEAAPFSTALRSLLNNPQYSDVCFVVGQERREVFAHRCLLACRCNFFQRLLGPKLGPGMRSPVVLSSVPADAFLAVLEFLYANSVRLHRHSVLEVLTAAVEYGLEELRELCLEFVVKVLDVELVCEALQVAVTFGLGPLQERCIAFIEAHTQEALRTRGFLELSAPALLPLLRSDKLCVDEAELVLAARSWARVGAVEQIVEAWKCHALRRGDAARGAPCRRRRGTLPREHHCFLDLPFK; encoded by the exons atggagACCCCAGGACTGGTTGTGCACGGGGAGGCTGCACCCTTCTCCACAGCACTCCGAAGCCTTCTCAACAATCCCCAATACAG TGATGTGTGCTTTGTGGTCGGTCAAGAACGGCGGGAGGTGTTCGCCCACCGGTGCTTGCTGGCCTGTAGATGCAACTTCTTCCAACGACTTCTGGGCCCAAAGCTGGGCCCTGGGATGCGCAGCCCCGTGGTGCTAAGCTCTGTGCCAGCGGATGCCTTCCTGGCAGTGCTGGAGTTCCTGTACGCCAACAGTGTCAGGCTGCACCGCCACTCT GTGCTGGAGGTGCTGACAGCGGCTGTGGAATATGGGCTGGAGGAACTCCGAGAG CTGTGCCTGGAGTTTGTGGTGAAGGTGCTGGATGTGGAGCTGGTTTGTGAGGCCTTGCAG GTTGCCGTAACCTTTGGCTTGGGACCGCTGCAGGAGCGCTGCATAGCCTTCATAGAGGCCCACACCCAG GAGGCGCTCCGGACCCGCGGCTTCTTGGAGCTGTCGGCGCCCGCGTTGCTGCCCCTGCTGCGCAGCGACAAGCTCTGTGTAGACGAAGCTGAGCTCGTCCTGGCTGCCCGGAGCTGGGCGCGCGTGGGCGCG GTGGAGCAGATCGTGGAGGCCTGGAAGTGCCACGCTCTGAGGAGAGGGGATGCGGCCCGGGGCGCCCCGTGCCGCCGCCGGAGGGGAACCCTACCACGGGAGCATCATTGCTTTCTGGACCTGCCCTTTAAGTGA